CAGCGCCGGGCGAATGTCGCCCGCGAGTTCCGTGTGGAGCGGGACGAGCCGCGCCGTCCAGCCCGTGTCGAAATCGGGCCACTCGGCCCTCAGGCCCGAGGCGATCGTGTCCATCTGCGACTGGGCCTGCTCGAGCGGGACACCGCCCTTCAGTCGGCCGACGGCTGTCAGATACCGACCGCTCGGCTTCCGCTGTTCTTCAGCGAACTGGAAGGGCAACCAGGCATCGGGGGGCTTGCCGACCAGCGAACCGGCCGGGACGAAGAGGCGGGCATCGGGCGGCATCACGCCGACCACGGTCGCCAGACGGCCGCCGAGCCGAATGGCGCGCCCGACCACAGCTGCGCTGCCACCGAACCGCCGTAGCCAGAGTTGATGGCTGAGGATCGTCACCCGATCCGGCGCGGGCGTCTGGTCGGCCCCTTCACCTCGCGCGAAGACCCGGCCGAGAGCGGGTCCGACGCCGAGCGTCGGGAAGAACTCTGGCGTGACGACCTGGACCACCAGTTCCTCGGCCTCGCCAACACCCGCGAGGCTCATGCGCGTGTCGTAGAGCGCGGCCATCTGCTCGAAGGCGGTTGCCCGGTCGCGCCAGCGGAGGAAATTGGCGGGTCCCACGGTGTTTGGCTTGCCGGGCCGCCGGGCGGTCTCCTCCCACATCATGACGAGCCGGTCCGGATCTCGGAAAGGCAGCGGTTCGAGGAGCACGGCGTTCACGATCGTGAAGATCGCCGTGTTGGCGCCGATGCCCAGCGCCAGCGTCACGATCACGATGGCCGTGTATCCCGGGCTCCGACGCATCGTCCGCAAGGCATGGCGCACGTCGCGCTTGAACTGATCGAGCCAGCGCCATCCCCACATATCGCGGGTCACCTCCCGGACGAGATCGACGTTGCCGAACTCGCGCCGCGCGGCCGCAGCCGCCTTCTCGGGCGACTCACCGCGCTCGATCCGCTCGCGCGTCGCCATCTGCAGGTGCGTCCGCATCTCCTCGTCGAGCTCATCGTCTCGGCGACGACGCCGGAACAGGGGCGTCATGCTTCGCTCGCTCGCCTGGTCGGGTCCATGATGCCGGCGACGGCCTCGGTGAGTTGCGTCCAGCGGGATCGCTCGGTCGCCAACTGCTTCTTGCCGGCCACGGTCAGGCCGTAGGTCCTGACGCGCTGGTTGTTGTCGGAGACTCGCCACTCCGCGGCAATCCAGCCGCGGCGCTCGAGCCGGTGCAGAGCCGGGTACAGCGAGCCGGTCTCCACGCCCAGGACGTCACCGGAGTTGATCCGGATGGCCTGGCTGATGCCATAGCCATGTTGACGTCCCCACTGGAGCGTCTGGAGGATGAGGAAGTCGAGCGTGCCCTGGAGCAGCTCGATGCGGTTCTGGTAGCGACCGGCCTTGGTCATAGGATGTAGCCATCCTACACCCATGGCTGCAGGATGGCTACTGGGGGCAGCGTCGCCGAGTCTGCCGGCCTGCCCCGCCGTAGCAGCGTCGCCGAGTCCGCGGGCCTGCCCCGCCGTAGCGGCGTAGCCGCGAAGGCGGGTAGAATTGTCCCCACCTGTAGTGCCATGACCTCAGCGCCATCGCCGCTGCTCGCCGTCGATCGCCTCACCACCGTCTTCGATGTGGACGGCCGCCCGCTTCGCGCCGTGGACGACGTGAGCTTCGAAGTGCGCAAGGGCGAGACGCTCGGTCTGGTCGGGGAGTCGGGCAGCGGGAAGTCGGTCACGGCCCTCTCGATTCTCCGGCTCGTCCAGCCTCCGGGCCGGATCGCGTCGGGGAAGATCGTCTTCGAGGGCCGCAACCTGATGGACCTGGCCGAACGCGAGATGCGCACGGTGCGGGGGGCGCGCATCGCCCTGATCTTCCAGGAACCAATGACGGCGCTGAACCCGGTCTTCACCATCGGCGATCAGATCGCCGAGGCCATGCTCGTGCACGGGCGTGCAACCCGGGCCGGGGCCAGGCGACGCGCCGTCGAGCTGCTCGAGGCCGTGCGCGTGCCGGATCCGGAGCGAAGGGTGCGCGACTATCCGCATCAACTGTCAGGGGGCATGCGCCAGCGCGTCCTGATTGCCATGGCGCTCTCCTGCCGGCCGTCGCTCGTGATTGCCGACGAGCCGACGACCGCGCTGGACGTGACCATCCAGGCGCAAATCCTCGATTTGCTCCGCGAGATGCGCGCCGCATTCGACCTGTCGCTCCTGCTCATCACCCACGATCTCGGCGTCATCGCCGGCATGGCCGACCGCGTGGCCGTCATGTATGCGGGGCGCCTCGTGGAACAGGGCCCGGTCAGGACGATATTTCGGTCGCCCGCGCACCCGTACACAAGGGCGTTGCTCGCGTCGATCCCGCGCCCGACGACCGGTCAGCGACTGACCGCCATCGAGGGAACCGTGCCGCCGCTCGATCGGTTGCCTCCCGGATGCGCGTTTGCGCCGCGGTGCGCCGATCGAATCCCAGCCTGCGAGGAGGCGCCTCCGGTGTCGAGCGACATCGGCCCCGACCACGCGGTTCGCTGTATCAGGCGCAGTGGCGCAACGTATTACGCCCCGTGAGCCCGCCCATGCCCTTGCTCGATGTTCGTGACCTCGTGAAGGAGTTCAGCCGCAGCCGCGGGCTGTGGAGTCGGGCGGGCATCGTCCGGGCCGTCGATCGTGTGAGCTTCACCGTCGAGGCCGGCGAGACGTTCGGGCTGGTGGGCGAATCGGGCAGCGGCAAGACGACGACCGGACGCTGTGTCCTTCGGTTGATCGAGCCGACGTCTGGCGCCGTGCGGTTCCAGGACCGGGACGTGCTCGCACTCTCCCGTAGAGACCTGCGGCGGACGCGCCGCGAGATGCAGATCGTCTTTCAGGATCCCTACTCGTCGCTCAACCCGCGGATGCGGGTCCGGTCGATCGTCGAGGAACCGCTGATCATCCACAAGCTGGGCACGCGCGCGGAACGGCGCGAGCGGGTGGCCGAGTTGTTCCACCTCGTGGGCCTCGACCCGTCGCACCTCGATCGCTACCCGCACGAATTCAGCGGCGGCCAGCGTCAGCGCATCGGGCTCGCCCGCGCCCTCGCGCTCAATCCCTCTCTCGTCGTCGCGGACGAACCAGTCTCCGCACTCGACGTGTCGGTGCAGGCGCAGGTCATCAACCTGCTCATGGATCTCCAGGCGCGGCTGCACCTCACCTACTTGTTCATCGCCCACGACCTCCGGCTCGTCGAGCACATCTGCAACCGGGTCGCGGTGATGTACCGGGGACGAATCCTGGAAATGGGTGAGACCGCCGCGCTGTTCCGCGATCCGGCGCATCCCTACACGCGGGCGTTGCTGTCGGCGATTCCGGTGCCGGATCCGGACGTGCGGCCGGCCCGGATTGAGTGGGATCCCTCAGGGGTGGATCTGCAGGCACCGCTCAGAGAAGTGGGGCCGGGACATGCGGCGGCGATCTGAAGAGCAGGCCTGACGGCCCCGACCGACGATCCCGGACCTCGGTCTCGGGAGCCGCGGCCTGACCGTTGAACCCCGGGCGCGGTGTCGAGAGCGTCACGAACCGGAGGGATGACTTCTG
This DNA window, taken from Vicinamibacterales bacterium, encodes the following:
- a CDS encoding ATP-binding cassette domain-containing protein yields the protein MPLLDVRDLVKEFSRSRGLWSRAGIVRAVDRVSFTVEAGETFGLVGESGSGKTTTGRCVLRLIEPTSGAVRFQDRDVLALSRRDLRRTRREMQIVFQDPYSSLNPRMRVRSIVEEPLIIHKLGTRAERRERVAELFHLVGLDPSHLDRYPHEFSGGQRQRIGLARALALNPSLVVADEPVSALDVSVQAQVINLLMDLQARLHLTYLFIAHDLRLVEHICNRVAVMYRGRILEMGETAALFRDPAHPYTRALLSAIPVPDPDVRPARIEWDPSGVDLQAPLREVGPGHAAAI
- a CDS encoding PadR family transcriptional regulator; translation: MTKAGRYQNRIELLQGTLDFLILQTLQWGRQHGYGISQAIRINSGDVLGVETGSLYPALHRLERRGWIAAEWRVSDNNQRVRTYGLTVAGKKQLATERSRWTQLTEAVAGIMDPTRRASEA
- a CDS encoding ABC transporter ATP-binding protein, which produces MTSAPSPLLAVDRLTTVFDVDGRPLRAVDDVSFEVRKGETLGLVGESGSGKSVTALSILRLVQPPGRIASGKIVFEGRNLMDLAEREMRTVRGARIALIFQEPMTALNPVFTIGDQIAEAMLVHGRATRAGARRRAVELLEAVRVPDPERRVRDYPHQLSGGMRQRVLIAMALSCRPSLVIADEPTTALDVTIQAQILDLLREMRAAFDLSLLLITHDLGVIAGMADRVAVMYAGRLVEQGPVRTIFRSPAHPYTRALLASIPRPTTGQRLTAIEGTVPPLDRLPPGCAFAPRCADRIPACEEAPPVSSDIGPDHAVRCIRRSGATYYAP